One segment of Arthrobacter sp. MMS18-M83 DNA contains the following:
- a CDS encoding SDR family NAD(P)-dependent oxidoreductase, with product MDIKGAVALITGGASGLGAATARRLLDAGASVVLLDLHSSPGEAFAAELNDSGAAGRAVFVPADVTNEEQVQAAVDAAVALGPLRILVNCAGVATPGKVLGKDGVLPLENFNRVIQINLVGTFNVIRLAAAAMAQNEPTSTELGGEERGVIINTASVAAFDGQIGQPAYAASKGAVAAMTLPLARELARSLVRVMAIAPGIFETPMLAGLPQDAQLSLGQQVPHPARLGRPAEYANLVAHIVENAMLNGETIRLDGAIRMAPK from the coding sequence ATGGACATCAAAGGCGCAGTTGCGTTGATTACCGGCGGGGCTTCGGGACTTGGGGCCGCCACCGCCAGGCGATTGCTCGACGCCGGAGCATCGGTTGTGCTGCTTGACCTCCACTCTTCTCCTGGCGAGGCTTTCGCGGCCGAACTCAACGACTCAGGCGCTGCCGGTAGGGCCGTGTTCGTCCCCGCCGACGTCACCAACGAAGAGCAAGTGCAGGCCGCCGTCGACGCCGCAGTCGCCCTGGGCCCGCTCCGGATCCTGGTCAACTGCGCTGGCGTGGCAACCCCAGGCAAGGTGCTCGGCAAAGACGGCGTGCTGCCGCTGGAGAACTTCAACAGGGTCATCCAGATCAACCTCGTAGGCACCTTCAACGTCATCCGCCTTGCCGCTGCCGCGATGGCCCAGAACGAGCCCACGTCCACCGAACTCGGCGGAGAGGAACGCGGCGTCATCATCAACACGGCCTCCGTGGCGGCATTCGACGGCCAGATCGGACAGCCCGCGTATGCCGCGTCCAAGGGAGCCGTGGCAGCCATGACCTTGCCCCTGGCCCGTGAACTCGCGCGCTCGCTGGTCCGAGTGATGGCCATCGCGCCGGGCATCTTCGAAACCCCCATGCTGGCCGGACTGCCCCAAGACGCGCAGCTCTCCCTGGGCCAGCAAGTACCCCACCCCGCCCGTCTTGGCCGTCCCGCCGAGTACGCCAACCTCGTGGCGCACATCGTGGAAAACGCCATGCTCAACGGCGAAACCATCCGCCTCGACGGCGCTATCCGGATGGCACCAAAGTGA